The following proteins come from a genomic window of Megalops cyprinoides isolate fMegCyp1 chromosome 6, fMegCyp1.pri, whole genome shotgun sequence:
- the ppcs gene encoding phosphopantothenate--cysteine ligase, translating into MAGAETPASPTAEGRLAEEFAVPSQVEAVRAQMAEFAQRHGSAGRRVVLITSGGTKVPLESRTVRFLDNFSSGRRGATSAEHFLDSGYAVIFLHRHRSLYPYARLYAGVNLLDALRVEGEGEGDSGQVTVDQGALPGIAAVLKRYAAVKEAGLLLPVEFSTLSEYLHLLKAAAQALSSIGSSAMFYLAAAVSDFYIPASEMPEHKIQSSNGPLQISMKMVPKMLSPLVKDWAPEAFVISFKLETDASILLERARRALDTYRHQAVVANVLDTRRGYVVVVTPSTRDELTLTEDDIHRGVEIEERIVSKLSAAHGEFIARPR; encoded by the exons aTGGCAGGAGCAGAGACCCCAGCCTCTCCCACGGCGGAGGGCAGGCTGGCGGAGGAGTTCGCCGTCCCGTCCCAGGTGGAGGCGGTGAGGGCACAGATGGCGGAGTTCGCCCAGCGGCACGGCTCGGCAGGCCGCAGGGTGGTTCTCATCACCTCCGGGGGCACCAAGGTGCCGCTGGAGTCCCGCACCGTGCGCTTCCTGGACAACTTCAGCAGCGGGCGGCGGGGTGCCACCTCCGCCGAGCACTTCCTGGACTCGGGCTACGCCGTCATCTTCCTGCACCGGCACCGTTCCCTGTACCCCTACGCCCGCCTCTACGCCGGAGTGAACCTGCTGGATGCCCTgcgggtggagggggagggtgagggCGACTCAGGCCAGGTCACGGTGGACCAGGGGGCGCTGCCTGGCATCGCCGCCGTGCTGAAGCGCTACGCCGCAGTGAAGGAGGCAGGGCTTCTGCTGCCGGTGGAGTTCAGCACACTGTCGGAGTACCTGCACCTGCTGAAGGCGGCCGCCCAGGCTCTTAGCTCCATAG GGTCCAGCGCCATGTTCTACCTCGCGGCTGCCGTGTCGGATTTCTACATCCCAGCGTCCGAAATGCCAGAACACAAGATCCAGTCGTCTAACGgccccctgcag ATCAGTATGAAGATGGTGCCGAAGATGCTGTCCCCGCTGGTGAAGGACTGGGCCCCGGAGGCCTTCGTCATCTCCTTCAAGCTGGAGACGGACGCCTCCATCCTGCTGGAGCGAGCCCGCCGCGCCCTGGACACCTACAGGCACCAGGCAGTGGTGGCCAACGTCCTGGACACGCGGCGCGGCTATGTGGTGGTTGTGACGCCCAGCACGCGGGACGAGCTGACCCTCACCGAGGACGACATCCACAGGGGGGTGGAGATCGAAGAGAGGATAGTCAGCAAGCTGTCTGCCGCGCACGGTGAATTCATCGCCAGACCCCGCTAA
- the utp3 gene encoding something about silencing protein 10, which translates to MGRPRRAVRQPKPKKTDEYDSDDSAAYKDMPVPDKKSSKYVEDEIAEFHSKKISKLLSEGVQADSDQEDIADEEEVMPLDVSDSEEDEEEEEEEEEEEIDMDSDLEGKKDDDLPNEMAWGLRKKMYYDSDYVAVKGKSQEEVEAEDEEEEQEAKNIQRRLVGNLSEEDYDLHLLQEFAVEEEVEKPPQKEEKIMKDLEKMSNKEKLKLLKKESPELLELIQDFKAKLTELRDEIQPLLEMVKDGRIPEGKGADYLRTKQQLYLNYCTNISFYLVLKARRVPAQNHPVIERLVSFRNLINDLGEVDARLAPQMRQLLSEAQQQEAGRRLTGSKHNSASGRRETVAEESGSAEAVGESDSDLDEEAALRFYKQQEASLKLKRSKAEPEEELEEDEDELDPEAKRGITYQMAKNRGLTPKRKKIDRNPRVKHREKFRRAKIRRKGQVREVRKEEEKYSGEWSGIRAGVIKSTKFK; encoded by the exons ATGGGGAGACCACGGAG GGCAGTGCGTCAGCCAAAGCCGAAAAAGACAGATGAGTATGACAGCGACGACTCCGCTGCCTACAAGGACATGCCAGTCCCGGATAAG AAATCCTCCAAGTATGTAGAAGACGAGATTGCGGAATTTCACAGTAAGAAAATCTCG AAACTGCTGTCAGAGGGAGTGCAGGCAGACAGTGACCAGGAGGACATCGCCGATGAG GAGGAGGTGATGCCTCTGGATGTTTCAGACTcagaagaggatgaggaggaggaggaggaagaagaagaggaggagatagACATGGACAGTGACCTTGAGGGAAAGAAGGATGATG accTGCCCAATGAAATGGCATGGGGACTCAGGAAGAAGATGTACTACGATTCTGACTATGTCGCCGTCA AGGGGAAATCTCaagaggaggtggaggctgaggatgaggaagaggagcaggaggcgAAGAATATCCAGAGGCGCCTAGTTGGAAACCTCAGTGAGGAAGACTATGACCTGCACCTTCTCCAG GAGTttgctgtggaggaggaggtggagaagcccccacagaaggaggagaagatCATGAAGGACctggaaaaaatgtcaaacaagGAGAAGCTGAAGCTGCTGAAAAAGGAGTCTCCAGAGCTGCTGGAGCTCATCCAGGACTTCAAGGCCAAG CTGACAGAGCTGAGGGATGAGATCCAGCCTCTCCTAGAGATGGTGAAAGATGGGCGGATCCCGGAGGGGAAG GGTGCAGACTACCTCCGGACCAAGCAGCAGCTATATCTGAA CTATTGCACAAATATCAGTTTTTACCTGGTGCTGAAGGCCAGAAGAGTCCCAGCCCAGAACCACCCTGTGATAGAGAGGCTTGTCTCCTTCAGAAAC CTGATTAATGACCTGGGAGAGGTGGATGCCAGGCTGGCCCCGCAGATGCGCCAGCTGCTCTCTGAAGCCCAGCAGCAGGAGGCTGGCAGGAGACTCACCGGCAGCAAGCACAACAGCGCCTCCGGCAGGAGGGAGACG gtgGCGGAAGAGTCCGGCTCTGCAGAGGCCGTGGGGGAGTCTGACTCAGACCTGGATGAGGAGGCGGCCCTGCGCTTCTACAAACAGCAAGAGGCGAGCCTGAAGCTGAAGAGGAGCAAGGCAGAGCCTGAGGAAGA gctggaggaagatgaggatgagCTGGACCCAGAAGCTAAGAGAGGCATTACATACCAG ATGGCCAAGAACAGGGGCCTGACACCAAAGAGGAAGAAGATCGATCGAAACCCGCGTGTCAAACACAGGGAGAAATTCCGTCGCGCCAAGATCCGCAGAAAGGGCCAG GTTCGAGAGGTACGTAAGGAGGAAGAGAAGTACAGTGGAGAATGGTCCGGTATTCGCGCCGGAGTTATAAAGAGCACAAAATTCAAGTAA
- the fam83e gene encoding protein FAM83E has product MSNSQEQSLNEDVVFAPISESSPEFLHCERERRALECLLRAGPGPFYSKLNQERLGPFLSPEEVKQLCGWAQDYRCSEDPLEEIQAAEGEGSPELQDFSIGYWPVHSDTPVPDLELGWPERQTWAEFSQTTVYTSPPMEQAPPIREVVRRLIQGAHRVVAMVTDRLSDSAVIGDLHAVASRGVPVYIILNQRSVLDNVTPLRLRHQNISVRVLGGRTFCSREGRMVVGELKDNFLLVDLDTVMLGSYSPTWADAHLHRQLVTVFSGQVAECFDQEFRILYAASSPIPITWRPGKPPTRAENVQQPPERTDRQILPLLPLDIPGHVTPPPPTDSPLDWEALGVTSRNHFPESPVNLLKEGEGPALPPLKIEQKASVEEEPPPCKAECEPGSPPVHLQQHRKQQSATETCVSPDNESTLRDTPRALYRPHSLQTLHENDDRQIIKPMVHKTEIQPVEEECASSVANQQRNEEKGRFCFSLRRDSAEGTGLKPQATGPGLSSERVTPPPKKPLILRVPVSQTGNGSALSDVLKRLQPRLGRPVQPVRSALSAGPALSRSMLDLSLQPTEPEPDMATPPRRSQANCTSRLTPAQALMTHRNNETKSGVPKPPKVFLPPSRPRSSSFGFGGEWQRPQWRWDRTRRDPDPTEEGDE; this is encoded by the exons ATGTCTAACTCCCAGGAGCAGAGTCTGAATGAGGACGTGGTTTTTGCCCCGATTTCAGAGTCCAGCCCAGAGTTCCTGCACTGTGAGCGGGAGAGAAGGGCTCTGGAGTGCCTTCTGAGGGCGGGACCTGGCCCCTTCTACTCCAAACTCAACCAGGAGCGGCTGGGACCCTTCCTGTCCCCGGAGGAAGTCAAGCAGCTCTGCGGATGGGCTCAGGACTACCGCTGCAGCGAGGACCCGCTGGAGGAGATCCAGGCggcagagggggagggcagCCCAGAGCTCCAGGATTTCTCCATCGGCTATTGGCCGGTGCACTCGGACACGCCCGTCCCCGACCTGGAGCTGGGCTggccagagagacagacatgggCGGAGTTTTCCCAGACCACCGTCTATACCAGCCCCCCCATGGAGCAGGCCCCTCCCATACGGGAGGTGGTGAGGAGACTGATCCAGGGAGCACACAGG gtggttgccatggtgacagacAGGCTGTCTGACAGCGCGGTGATTGGCGACCTGCATGCCGTTGCGTCGCGGGGTGTCCCAGTGTACATCATCCTGAACCAAAGGTCCGTCCTGGACAACGTCACCCCACTGAGGCTGAGGCACCAG AATATAAGTGTGCGAGTTTTGGGGGGAAGGACGTTCTGTTCCCGGGAAGGAAGGATGGTGGTGGGGGAGCTGAAGGATAACTTCCTACTGGTGGACCTGGACACCGTGATGCTGGGGAGCTACAG tCCCACCTGGGCGGATGCCCACCTGCACCGCCAACTGGTGACGGTGTTCAGTGGCCAGGTGGCAGAGTGCTTCGATCAGGAGTTCCGGATCCTGTACGCGGCTTCCTCCCCTATCCCCATCACCTGGAGGCCGGGCAAGCCACCGACGCGAGCGGAGAATGTCCAGCAGCCGCCAGAGCGGACGGACCGCCAgattctccctctcctcccattGGACATCCCCGGTCACGTGACCCCGCCACCTCCCACAGACTCCCCTCTGGACTGGGAGGCCCTCGGGGTGACCAGCAGGAACCACTTCCCTGAGAGCCCTGTCAATCTACtcaaggagggggaggggccggcCTTGCCTCCTTTAAAAATTGAACAGAAGGCATCAGTGGAGGAGGAGCCTCCGCCCTGCAAGGCGGAGTGTGAGCCAGGCTCCCCTCCGGtgcacctgcagcagcacag aaaacaacaatcTGCGACCGAGACCTGCGTTTCCCCTGACAATGAAAGTACTCTCCG ggacaCGCCCAGAGCACTGTACAGACCACACTCCCTGCAAACACTCCACGAAAATGACGACAGGCAGATCATCAAGCCAATGGTCCACAAAACGGAGATACAGCCAGTGGAGGAGGAGTGCGCATCCTCTGTAGCCAATCAGCAAAGGAATGAGGAAAAGGGGCGGTTCTGCTTTAGCCTCAGGAGGGACAGTGCTGAGGGGACAGGGCTGAAGCCACAGGCGACTGGCCCAGGCCTCAGCAGTGAGCGagtcaccccacccccaaag aAGCCTCTGATTCTCAGAGTGCCCGTCTCTCAGACGGGCAATGGCAGCGCTCTCAGTGATGTTTTGAAGAGGTTACAGCCGCGCCTCGGCCGGCCGGTACAGCCAGTGAGGAGTGCTCTGAGTGCGGGGCCAGCACTCAGCAGGTCCATGCTGGACCTGAGTTTGCAGCCcacagaaccagaaccagacaTGGCAACTCCGCCACGGAGGTCACAAGCCAAT tgcACATCCCGTCTGACCCCTGCACAGGCGCTGATGACGCACCGCAACAATGAGACAAAGTCTGGGGTTCCCAAACCCCCAAAAGTCTTCCTGCCCCCGTCCCGGCCACGGAGCTCCAGCTTCGGCTTTGGCGGGGAATGGCAGCGGCCACAGTGGAGGTGGGACAGGACTCGGCGTGACCCAGATCCTACGGAAGAGGGGGATGAGTGA
- the si:dkey-264d12.4 gene encoding epithelial membrane protein 3, producing MAFLLMSVTLLHLITLAMLFIATMEKSWWVWDEVKNSDLWYNCMFDNTTGSWLCASAGENEWLQSIQALMVLSVVFSSISFLVFLVQLFTLSKGGLFYFTGLCQVCAGLTDFAVCLIYTLRHRDILQDSGEEWAGHFGYCFILAWICVPLLLISGVLYVHLRKKE from the exons ATGGCGTTCCTGCTcatgtctgtgactctgctgcACTTGATCACGTTGGCCATGCTCTTCATCGCCACCATGGAGAAG TCCTGGTGGGTTTGGGATGAAGTGAAGAACTCAGACCTCTGGTATAACTGCATGTTCGATAACACCACAGGATCCTGGCTGTGTGCGTCTGCTGGAGAGAATG AATGGCTGCAGAGTATCCAGGCCCTGATGGTTCTGTCTGTGGTCTTCTCCTCCATTTCCTTCCTGGTCTTCCTGGTTCAGCTCTTCACTCTCTCTAAAGGAGGGCTCTTCTACTTCACCGGCCTGTGCCAAGTCTGTGCAG gtctcACGGATTTCGCTGTCTGCCTCATCTACACCCTGCGGCACAGGGACATCCTGCAGGACTCCGGAGAGGAGTGGGCGGGGCACTTTGGCTACTGCTTTATCCTGGCGTGGATCTGTGTGCCCCTCCTGCTGATCAGTGGGGTCCTCTACGTCCACCTGCGCAAGAAAGAGTGA